The sequence below is a genomic window from Piliocolobus tephrosceles isolate RC106 chromosome 8, ASM277652v3, whole genome shotgun sequence.
tttggtataaggtgagagatgaggatctagttttattctactaCACGTGGCTttccaattatcccagcatcatgtgttgaaaagggtgtcctttccccactttgtttttctttgctttgtcaaagatcagtcaCTCCCcgactcccaaggtgctggaattataggcctgagccaccatgcctgactacatttcttatttaatatttttagttgcCAGATAGAAGTTTAAGATTGTAAGCCAACTGAGGGGGAGTTGAGGCTAAGTGCTTAATTTTAAAAGCCTTAAATAGCCAGTTTTGAACATCTTCAAAGGCCAAATCCTTTTAAGGATTTGGCATTATTTCtgtattctctattctgttccattggtctgtgtgcctgtttttataccagtaccatgctgttttggtgaccatagccttatagtatagtttgaagtcaggcaatgtgatgccttcagatttgttctttttgcttagtcttactttgactatgtgggctcttttttggttccctgtgaattttaggattttttttctacttctgtgaagaatgatggtggtattttgatgggaattgtgttgaatttgtagattgcttttggtagtaaggtcatttttcacaatattgattatacccatccatgagcatgagatgtgtttctatttgtttttgtcatctatgatttctttcagctgtgttttgtagttttccttgtagacctctttcacctccttggttaggtatattcctaaatattttatatgttttgcaGCTATTGTTAAAAGGGATTAAGTTCTCGATTTGATTCTCAGCCTGGTCACTGTttgtgtatagcagagctactaatttctgtacattaattttgtatcctgaaactttgctgaatttatttaccaGTTATAGGAGCTTTTTGAATGagattttagggttttctaagtatacgaTCATATGATCAGCaaagtgacagtttgacttcttctttaccaatttgggtgccctttatttatttctcttgtctgggtgctctggctaggacatctagtacaatgttgaatagaagtggtgacagcgggcatccttgtcttgttccggTTCTCACGgggaatactttcaacttttccatgttcagtataatgttggctgtgggtttgtcatagatggcttttattaccttaaggtatgtcttttctatgccgattttgctgagggtcTGAATCGTAAAGGGATGcttgattttgtcaaatgctttttctgtatctattgagatgatcacgatttaaaaaatttttctattaGTCTTTAAAAACCAGCCTTTGTGCATTTGATTATCTCTATTACATCTGTGcgatatgtttaatttttattcatttttgttctttcaatttctcttcatttctttaggttttgtttattttgttaagtTGGTTGTTTAAATTTGTCTccacaatttttcctttttaaaaaattgattggtcttcttttcttcttcttcttttttttttttttttgagaccaagtcttgctctattgccaggctggagtgcagtggcacaatctcagctcactgcaacctccgcctcctaggttcaagtgattctcctgcctcagcctccagaaaagctgagactacaggcacatgccaccatgcccagctaattctttatatatttttagtagacacggggttttaccacattgggcaggatggtctcgatcttttgaccttgtgatctgcccgcctcagcctccccaaggtgctgggattatagacgtgagccatcatgcccagccacatttcttatttaatatttttagttgcCAGATAGAAGTTTAAGATTTTAAGCCAACTGAGGGGGGTTGAGGCTAAGTATTCAATTTTAAATGCCTTAAATAGCCAGTTTTGAATATCTTTAAAGGCCAAAACTGGATGAGCAAATGAGGCAAGCACTTGTCTCTGCATTTCATAAGGCATGGCTAATGACTGCAGTGTCCTCTCTTCATACCCTGCATATTGTAATGAATGATGTCATTAGAAAATTATCCCTTTCTTCAAGCAGAGGTATTAATCCTTGGATGTTACTCAACCCACAGACTAATTAAatccttattttctctcttctctttccaaaaTTGTATCAATCATTGAGATATAGTATGTACATGTTGTAAAAGGCCTCTCCCACTCCCTTCCCTGCTGGCTCGACGATGTCTGCTCGTCCGTccccgtgcctggcctctcttctCTCCCCGCATTAGCTCAGATCTGGGAGTGTGGTTGGGATCGAGCCCTGGGGCCATGAATGGCAGTGGGAGGCAGACAGATCCCTGGGTGGAAGGGAATGTGTCCTGGTCAGGCCCCACCTTTAGGCCAGGGAGGGCCTAAAGTCTGGGGGCCAGGCAAGTCCTTCTGACCAGAGTGGGGACTTGTGGTGCCTCTTCCGGGCCACCCATGGTTCCCCATGAACCAATTGACaggcacttcctcccctctgaggcccataaaagcccaGGATCAGCCAGAACAGAGAGTGCAGAGATGAAGGGAGATcaactgcagagaggagctaccctctctgctgagagcttaGAGACCTGCAGAGATGTCCAATGACCTGCCTGTGGAGAGGAGTCatcctctccagggcctcctctttgctgagagctggAGATGATGGGATGACCTGCCAGCAGAGAGAAGCCGCCTTCTCCAGGGCCTCCTTTCTGCCTAGAGCTGAACACTCAACATGACCACCTGCCTACACAGAGGAGTCtctctgagctgttctaacactAAATAAATCTGTCTGCATACCTcaatacctcattcttcctggatgtaggacaagaactctggcaaaggcgccactggccacagaggtttccaggaAGAAAACTGACACCCCAAAGATCTTGTAACAGTACCCCACAGTGAGCTTTACAAAGAGACTTTTGATCTTTTTCTGTTTGAGCTGTTTCTGTTTTGCAATTACCAAAATATGTTCTTTTGACTCAGAACTCTCCATATAACTACCACCACAATAGTGCAGCAACAGGGGTAAATGTCAACCTATTTTTAGTTAAGTTTGGCTTCAAATATAACTAATTAAGTAATTATAATGCACGTTACTTAGACCATTGCCTTTCTAATCATGGTTTGAGCCCCATTTCTGACCTGCTCTTTTCCTTATTCACATCCCTTATGAGTTCTCAGTGATTGATTGTGGAAGTTTGCACTTTTTCTCTACATTATTTTCAGTATGAAGTGAGAACTAAGGGTGTATTATTACTAAACACACATTATGTTTCTTCTacacatttgtgtgtatatgaatttcttatttcattcctatcttttcttttttgttccatctcactcccttttttctttctctcttctttttattctttcttctttcctttcttcctgaatttgtttatttatccatttaacaCAATTTATGGCACCTACTCCTTatcaaaaatatgttaaaagtagGAATTTCATTTTGAATATAGTAATATAGTTATTAACCTCACTGTTTATAGTCTACAATGCAACCAAATCAATCACAATACAGTTTGCTAAGTATGAAAATGGTAGACAGTTCTAAGAGAGTATAAAAAGGTACCCATGCCAGTGAACAGATGAGGAtcaaagatttctcaaaaagttaacaTAGAATATGATTGGCTTAGATAAGCAAAGTTTGAAGACAGGAATGTGAAAGAAAGCTGGAGGAAATAGGCAATTTTGTTGCAAATTACATAtatcactaaaattaaaatgacaggTTAAGAATGAGGATGGTGCTTTAGCAGGAAACATAATGTTATTGAAGGGAGTGGGAGATGGAGTCGGTTTAAGTCCTGTGGATTTATatttgggggtgggaggtgcAAAGATGACATAGATCCGAAAAATGATTAGTTAGCCTCCTGACTTCTAATTGAAaatctccaaacaggattccatAAAAGAAAGCATTTCTGATGGGTTTATTTCAGGTCTGTTTTATTGTAATTCTGAGGGATTCATTTCAAATTGCCAGGAGATTTGATGAGCTAGTTCttagaataaaaaatagttaGTATTGTCCAAAGCAGGATCCAAATGTTAAGGCCACTCTGGAAGATTTTAGCTCTGGGATGAATTGATGCTTTGTCTTCTATCTGCTAGATGGATGTCTGAggctctttatattttaataaaatagtttcaaattattttcccagCTCCATGAGGATTGATTTTATTTCAATGGGTTGGCAATAGattataaaatatcttctttctGTTTGTATAAATGAGTAGTTTTGTAAACTTTGagtgttaaaataatttactagTTATTAAAAATCAGTTATCAAGTGAGttattataaaaatcataataaattatCTGTGAGTGAAATGTAACAAGTTGTAAGAGTTTGTTGAGTATTGCATGTTCATACCCTACTGAAAAGTCAAGCTGCTCTAGAAACTACAATTCTTGGCAATGATGCAAAATTCGTGGTGATGCAAAATTTGTACTGATTGTTTGGAGCCGTTTCAGGAATGGCACTTCAGAGTCTTAGGTTCAGTTGTGGATTTTATTTGCTGGGTTCTATTTATTATAACTTCATCTTTGTTGTCTTtactattattaatttatttagatgCGGATTGTTTTGGTAACCTTATGCTATATAATAGAgtatatttgcatatgtattgTAGTGCATGTTGCATTTTATAACAGTATTAAATTCTTCAGTTTttcgagccgagatcgtgccactgtgctccaccctgcgcgacagagtgagactctgtctccaaaaaaatatatatatgtagtggGGGAGGGGTGCGGAGGATGGAGGCGGCAGTGTCCGCTGCAACGGTTGGGCTGCGCGTGAGAAGCTGGCTGTGCAGGCACCTGCGCTCGGGGAAGGCTGGCGGCGGCAGCCGGGCCATGGCGGGAGACCCCCTCCTCCGGCCTCCCTGAAGTCCCGGGAGCCGCGACCCATGGGATCCTCGAGCAGCCGGGTGCTGCGCCAGCCGAGGCGAGCCCTTGCCCAGCAGGAGCAGGGTGCCAGGGCGAGGGGCTCGGCCGGGAGGCCGGACCCTGGAGACCCTGCGGCGGGCTACGGCTTCTGTTACTGCCCAGGCAGTCACAAGCGCAGCAGGGCCTTCCGCTACTGTCGCCCTGACTCGGAGAGAGACGAGGATGAGGAGGAGAGGGACGAGCAGCAGCCACTCCTCTACGTCCCtgcaaggaaaaaattaaggaGTACATCCAAATATAGTTACCAAACATTATTTTTGAATGGTGAAAACAGTGACATTAAGATTTGtgctctaggagaagaatggcgattacacaaaatatatttatgtcaaTCTGGCTACTTTTCTAGTATGTTCAGCGGTTCTTGGAAAGAATCCAGCATGAATATTATTGAACTGGAGATTCCTGACCAGAACATTGATGTAGAAGCCCTGCAGGTTGCGTTTGGTTCACTGTATGGAGATGACGTGTTGATAAAGGCCAGTCGAGTTGTTGCCATTTTGGCAGCAGCTTGTATGCTGCAGTTGGATGGTTTAATAAAGCAGTGTCGTAAGACGATGAAGGAGACAATTACTGTGAAAACTGTGTGTGGCTATTACACATCAGTAGAGACCTATGGATTAGATTCCGTAAAGAAGAAGTGCCTTGAATGGTTTCTAAACAATTTGATGACTCACCAGaatgttaaactttttaaagaactcaGTATAAATGTCATGAAACAGCTCATTGGTTCATCTAACTTATTTGTGATGCAAGTGGAGATGGATGTATACACGGCTCTAAAAAAGTGGATGTTTCTTCAACTTGTGCCTTCTTGGAATGGATCTTTAAAACAGCTTTTGACAGAAACAGATGTCTGGTTTTCCAAACAGAGAAAAGATTTTGAAGGTATGACCTTTCTTGAAACGGAACAAGGAAAACCATTTGTTTCAATATTCAGACATTTAAGGTTACAATATATTATCAGTGACCTGGCTTCTGCAAGAATTATTGAACAAGATGCTATAGTACCTTCAGAATGGCTGTCTTCTGTGTATAAACAGCAGTGGTTTGCTATGCTGCGGGCGGAACAAGGTAGTGAGGTAGGGCCTCAAGAAATCGATAAAGAAGAACTAGAGGGAAATAGCATGAGGTGTGGTAGAAAGCTTGCCAAAGACGGTGAATACTGCTGGCGTTGGACGGGTTTTAACTTCGGCTTTGACCTACTTGTAACTTACACCGATCGATGCATCAGTTTCAAACGCAATACACTGAATCAGCCATGTAGCCGGTCTGTCAGTTTACGGCGTCGAAGGAGCGTAGCATTTAAATTACGTTTGGCTTCTTTTGATAGTAGTGGAAAACTAATATGTAGTAGAACAACTGGCTATCAAATAATTACACTTAAAAAGGATCAGAAACAAGTGGTGATGAATTTGGACAGCAGGTTTCTGACCTTCCGTTTATATATCTGCTGTAACTTCTTGTATATATTGCCAgagaaaagaactgaaaataatcGTCACCCAGAAAATCCAGAAAACTGAAGATCTCATTGGTTGGGAACAGTAGCACTTTGAAAACTTTTTAGACCAGCTTTAATTTAATGGCCCTACTGATATTCACATCTAAGGTGACTAACGATGGTAAAGGCCTTATGAACTGTACAGACAATACAGAAGATTATTCTTATCCTCATTGCATTTCTCTGCACATatgaacaaaacattttaaagccaAGAAAATATCTGTCGAACCATTTCTGTTAGTACAATGTCAACTCGTGCTTTTAATTTAGCATCAGCAGAAACTTACTATAGGTAAATCTCACATTTATCTGCAACAAAATATAGATTTAATTTTTAGCTTAAACTTTGTTTCTACCTTATGTTAGTGGACCTCAGTTATCCatcagtaaatttatttttatttggctaaaataatctaaaagaaTAATTTGGATGGCCAATTAGAAATGCTGTTTTGAATTGGTGcatttaaagatttcttttaatattttaaaccgGCTTATTACGATTCCTCCTTTTAGTCTGATATCTTTCCAGTTCATACttgtttttaatcattaaatgctttcttcctggttttggAGACTAAgctgagaaactttttttaaacttaagCATTGtcatgctatttttttaaatttggctttCCTAGGATTTTAAGAACAATGAAAGTTAGCTTCACACCTTCAATACTATGAGTTTGAGTCTTTGATATTTGCTGTTCTCATTCCCTGTACTGGCTGGCATctctaattcatctcacagcctTTGGCCTTTAAGAGGCCCCCATTTTCCCTAGTCCTCCTGGATTCATGAACAAGACATAAACCCAGGCTGCTTTTCTCTTAATACAGTTGAGATGGTTTAATGATTTTCCAAAATGATGTCCCAGTGATGCtaagggaaataaaatgaaataaaaaagaatgtaatacatttaaagaaataggcAAGTTTACATAGTGTAATTTTCTACTATTAAAAAGGTGAATTGAATTTGACTAGGCTCTTTCAGCTTTCAAAGCATTCaggatccatttttttttcttctgaaattttattaGCCAATTCTATCTTTAAATACTTGTTTTAAATCCTTATAAatttctgagttctttttttctttgccttagaAGGGATGGTTGGGGGTGGGTGTCCGTTGGTAAACTGAAGGGAGGAAAAAATATGCTTCAAAATTCTAAATCCTAAGTGGACAAGGATTTGGGACAATAAGAGAACAAAGAGCTTGGGACCTTGATAGAGAAAAGACTGCATCTTTCATACACTTTCTGGagtagaaaaaaaatggcaaagagaGTCCTACTCATTTTCTTATACATG
It includes:
- the LOC111545015 gene encoding germ cell-less protein-like 2, which produces MGSSSSRVLRQPRRALAQQEQGARARGSAGRPDPGDPAAGYGFCYCPGSHKRSRAFRYCRPDSERDEDEEERDEQQPLLYVPARKKLRSTSKYSYQTLFLNGENSDIKICALGEEWRLHKIYLCQSGYFSSMFSGSWKESSMNIIELEIPDQNIDVEALQVAFGSLYGDDVLIKASRVVAILAAACMLQLDGLIKQCRKTMKETITVKTVCGYYTSVETYGLDSVKKKCLEWFLNNLMTHQNVKLFKELSINVMKQLIGSSNLFVMQVEMDVYTALKKWMFLQLVPSWNGSLKQLLTETDVWFSKQRKDFEGMTFLETEQGKPFVSIFRHLRLQYIISDLASARIIEQDAIVPSEWLSSVYKQQWFAMLRAEQGSEVGPQEIDKEELEGNSMRCGRKLAKDGEYCWRWTGFNFGFDLLVTYTDRCISFKRNTLNQPCSRSVSLRRRRSVAFKLRLASFDSSGKLICSRTTGYQIITLKKDQKQVVMNLDSRFLTFRLYICCNFLYILPEKRTENNRHPENPEN